In the genome of Schistocerca piceifrons isolate TAMUIC-IGC-003096 chromosome X, iqSchPice1.1, whole genome shotgun sequence, one region contains:
- the LOC124722470 gene encoding piggyBac transposable element-derived protein 3-like, producing MVPYNGTRAGNLRQYIQNKPHKWGFKIFVRAGVSGVVYDFLPYTGKGMITDLADDEKVFGIGGQVVVTLCKNEKQLLKQGRSSYDYRKDSHSDLILVRRADNKIVTHASSFCGVQPLSTYNKHMGGVDLAGMLIELYRIPMKTRRWYMRLFGFMLDLSVVNTWLVFRRESLDKKTSLKSFRADIANGLMFSGERKVGRPSIDITPPQKMRRKPTAPTFTQDVRFHNMEHWPVYGPKGRCRYCPSGYSTDSRNA from the exons ATGGTTCCATACAACGGTACAAGAGCAGGTAATTTGCGCCAATATATTCAAAATAAGCCACACAAGTGGGGTTTTAAGATTTTTGTTCGTGCTGGTGTGTCTGGAGTTGTCTATGATTTTCTTCCCTATACTGGCAAGGGGATGATAACTGATCTTGCTGATGACGAGAAAGTATTTGGAATTGGAGGACAAGTTGTGGTTACACTTTGCAAAA ACGAGAAGCAGTTACTGAAACAAGGACGAAGCAGCTATGACTACAGGAAGGACAGTCACTCAGATCTCATTTTAGTAAGGCGGGCAGACAATAAAATCGTGACACATGCAAGCTCATTTTGTGGTGTCCAACCGCTCTCAACA TACAACAAGCATATGGGAGGAGTTGATCTTGCTGGTATGCTGATAGAGCTCTACAGAATACCAATGAAAACTAGGCGTTGGTACATGAGATTGTTTGGATTTATGCTAGATTTGAGtgttgtaaatacctggctggTATTTCGAAGAGAATCTCTTGACAAGAAGACCTCATTGAAGTCATTCAGGGCAGATATTGCCAATGGTTTGATGTTTTCAGGGGAAAGGAAAGTAGGAAGGCCCTCAATagacataacaccaccacaaaagaTGAGGAGGAAGCCAACAGCTCCGACTTTTACACAAGATGTCCGATTTCATAATATGGAGCATTGGCCTGTATACGGTCCCAAAGGTCGTTGTCGTTATTGTCCATCTGGATATTCTACAGACAGCAGGAATgcataa